The segment CAAAACAGTAGAAGAAGTCGTGGATGAATATGGCTCGCCAAAGCAATTTGCCCTGAAACTGAAAATCAATTATTACTCGGAACAAGACGACGATGAATCAGAATACAGCCAAAGTCCTAAACGGAAAATCCGTTTGATTTGGATGATCGTCATTGGGTTGTGTGCATCACCTTTATTGATTCCTTTAGCATTAGCGTTTATTCTAGCGATTTTTGGTATTCTGCTTGGCTTAATTGGCGTGATCATTGGAATCTATGTCGTATGTATCAGTATTTTAGGAGCAGGTTTATTTTCGATCATTTCAGGTGTTGCTGTCTTGCAACAATCGATTGCTAGTGGGCTGTTCTTTGTAGGACTAGGGTTACTTGCCACAGGAGGTGCTGTCTTCTTTGCACCATTACTGTTAAAAGGAACTAAATGGTTATTCCAAATGATGATGAACTTTGTCAAGTGGGTAGGACGCCGGTTTATTACGAAACGAGCGATCCATACGACGAATAGTGGGGTGTAAAAAATGAAATTAAAATATATCTTGGGGATAGGTTTAGGACTGATGATCATCGGTGGCTTGACGGCAGGATTAAGTTATGCCTCTGGTGCCCAAACGAGTCTGACTTGGGAAGGTGGTCCAAGAATAATAGAAATGACTCGTGAAACAAAAGATTTTTCGTCTGAAAAAATTGAAAAAATCGTTGTACGAGCAGATCACCAAAATATCATGATCCAACGAGGCGTGAACTTTGAGGTTGAAACGTCTCATGACAAAACGCAAAAACCAAAAATCAATCTGGAAGATCACACATTGGATATTTCAGCTGATGGTCAAACACCGGCAGTGATGATCAATATGACAGACACACGTTCGATGTTGAAGATCACGATCCCTAAAACCATTTTCTTAAAAGAATTAGTGATTGAAGGGAAAAACAATGAATTGTTTTTAGATGAATTCAGTAGTAAGAAAATCAACTTGAATTTAGCAAATACTTGGACGTCGATCAATGAAGTAAGTGGGGAACTTCTTACTGTTGAAAATCAAATGGGCTCACTAGATTTACAGGAGTTTTCGATAGATAAAGTCAAATTAGCTACAAGTGATGGCAGTATCATTTTTAACGATAACGAAAAATCAATCAAAGGCGAAGTCACACTTCATAATAGTAGTATTGATTTTTATAACAACCAAGAGCAAGGATTAGCTGTGACATTAGAAGGGGATTCTTATATCAACAAAAATTATGAATCTTTGACAACCAAGACGTACAATCAAGGAAACAAAGATCTCAAAGTAACTGCTCATAATAGTCAAGTGAACTTGACGAATGAAGATTATGACGAGCCTCCGATGGATGATGAAGATTACGGCGAGTATGATTAATCGTTGAACAGTCAAGACTGTCTTTTTCTAAATAACGAATAAATAGTTGAAGAAGCGTATAATTCTTTATGGAATAAGGAATTATACGCTTTTTTATTTATTTTACATGAAATATCATCGCCTATCATTCAATAATATAGTAGAATAAGGAAAGGGAAAAACGTACATATATGGGGAAAATAGGGTGAATATTGAATGAAAACAGAGGAAATCAAGCGGGAAGAATTGAAAAGTGAATTAGGGAAATTGCATCATTTTTTAACAGAACTGAGTACCAAGTATTATGATACAGACAAAGAAAGGGTAACGATCCAATATCCAAATAATTCCGAAGGTCGACAACTTGAACAAGTGTACAACGAAATGTTCAAACATCTACTGAAAGTGAAAAAAGAATTAGATTATTATTCACTGCCAATCATCGATACGGGTATTTTAAAATACGATCAAACAAGTGAGCGATTTGTCTTCAAGTCGGTTCGTGAGAATCTTGAATTATCCGCCGGTATGGACCTAGAGATCTTAGTAGAAGACTATTTTACTGAAACAAAACAGTGGGTCCGTACACGATTAGAATATTTGCCAGAAGCATCAGGTGGCGTACACGAAAACGGTTGGTATATCACGGAAGACAAAGAATTGGAACTAGAAGGAGCCATGGCAAGGATTCGTAAAAAAACAGAATAGAACCAAGAAAATTAGGAGTGAGTAAATGAAAGAAAAAAAGGCTTTCACTATCAATGGCTATATAGGGCTATTTATTATTCTTCTAATGTTTGTCGTAGGAATCTTATTATTTTTCATAGGGGTTGCTCGATTTTTAGTTGGATTTTCAATTGTTGGGATTTTCTTGTGGTTGCTCGTTTTCTTAGCAATCAGCGGACTGACAGTAGTCAGCCCCAACCAAGCAAAGGCAATCGTCTTTTTTGGGCAATACATCGGAACGATTCGTGAGAGCGGTTTTTTCTTAACGATTCCTTTTGCACAAAAAATCAACTTGTCGTTAAAAGTTCGAAACTTCAATAGTTCGCTGTTGAAGGTCAATGACTTAGATGGAAATCCAATCGAGATTTCCGCTGTCGTCGTTTTTAAAGTAGTAGATACAGCTAAGGCGCTTTTTGATGTAGCAAACTATCATCAATTTGTTGAAATCCAAAGTGAAACCGCCATTCGTCATATCGCCAGTCAATATCCATATGATACATTCAACGAGGATGATCTTACTTTACGTGGAAATACCACTGCGATTTCAGATGAATTGGCAAAGGAATTACAAGAACGTTTATCGGTGGCGGGGGTCGAAGTTTTAGAGACGAGATTGAATCACTTGGCTTATGCAACAGAAATTGCCAGCGCGATGTTACAACGGCAACAAGCCAAAGCCATTTTATCTGCCCGTCAAACCATTGTTGAAGGCGCAGTGACGATGACACAAATGGCTCTGGAACAAATCGAAGCAGGTCAGGATATCACCTTTACCGATGATCGAAAGATCCAGTTGATCAACAATCTACTTGTATCGATCATTACTGATAAAGGCACACAACCAGTGATCAATACAGGTAATAACAAAGAAAAATAGCTGAATGAGGAAAGCATTCGTCAGTGGAATGCTTTCTCCAACGAATATCGGTTTGAATCAATAAAAAGGAATTTGGAGTGGCTTACACCTCCAGATTCTTTTTTTTTATGGGACATATGACAATAATGAAAGAGTTTTGATAGTAAAAAGAAAGGAATTTTCACGGATACTTGACTATACTTAATTTATCAGAACAGGAAAGAAGGAGTCACAATGAAAAAATTATTGATTGGGTTGGGAGCATTTATCATCATCGCTTTTGGTGGCTACCGTTTAGCAGATCATTTGATCATGGGTGGTGAAAGCTACTATGTTCAAATCACAACGGATGGTGAGAAACAGGTGGATCACGCTGACGGTGGACAAGAAATCATCAGTTATCGTTATGAACTACCTGGGTTTAATAAAGAAGGTAAAGAAAAAACAATGGACTTCAATGGTTTTCAAGAACGACCATTAAGAAAAGATGCATTTTTGAAAGTGACTTGGAATAAAAATAAAGGCGTGACGTCTTATGAGGAAGTACAGGCAAAAGACATTCCATCAGCAGCACAAGAAAAATTAAGTAAAGGAACGGTCAATAATGGATAAAATCGTAGAAATCAAGAACGTAACAAAAGTTTACGGAAAAAGTAATGAGAAACAGACACAAGCATTGAACGGTATCAGTTTTAGTGTGGAAAAAGGCGAATTCATTGGTATCATGGGGGCTTCTGGATCAGGTAAATCAACCTTATTGAATATCTTATCAACATTAGATAAACCAACAAGTGGCACGATCCATATCAACCAAGCAGATGTCACGAAGTTGAAAGGAAATCAGTTAGCCGATTTTCGAGCAAAAGAAATCGGCTTTATCTTCCAAGATTTCAATCTTTTAGAGAACTTGACTGCACAAGAAAATATTGCAGTTCCGCTTTCTTTACAAGGCGTGAAACCAAAAGAAATCAAGAAAAAAGTCAATGCGGTGGCTGAACGCTTATCAATCAGTCACATATTAGACAGCTACCCCGCAAAAATCTCAGGTGGACAAAAACAACGGGTAGCAGCAGCCCGGGCACTAGTTACGCAACCAACGATTCTATTAGGGGATGAACCAACTGGTGCGTTGGATTCAAAAAGTGCGAAAGACCTATTAGATACGATGGAAGAATTGAATACAAATGATAAGGTTTCGATTCTGTTGGTGACACATGATGCTTTTTCAGCAAGTTACTGTCAACGAATCTTATTTATTAAAGATGGCGTGATCCATCAGGAAGTTAAACGCGGAGAACAAAGTCGTTCAGACTTTTATCGTCAAATATTAACGATTCTAGGTAATCTAGAACAGTAAGGGGGAAACTGAACATGCTTTGGAAATTATCACTTACTGGGATCAAGAGTCGGTTAAGAGACTATATTGTTCTATTTTCCGGTTTAGTCATGGCTTCAGCCATCTTTTATATGTTCGAGTCAATGGCCAGCAACACCGATTTTTTGAACAATAATTCCACTTTAGCGATGACAGTCTTTATCTTTCGCTTTGGGTCGGTATTATTGGGGATCATCACATTTGTTTACATTCTTTATGCCAACTCATTTTTGATGACGATGCGACAAAAAGATTATGCGATGTTTATGATGCTAGGAGCAAAAGGCCGGAAAATTGCCCAAATGATTTTCTCTGAGACCTTGATAGTAGGAACAGTCGCTACTTTGGTTGGTTCAGCGCTAGGTATTGGTTTAACAAGCGTCGTCCATCGACTATTAGTTGCCCAGTTAAATATTAAAATTACTCATTTTACACCGTTCAATATGAATGGATTATTGATTACTTTGCTGTTTTTCATCGTACTATTCTTATTAGCAGCGTTTGTCAATGCATTCTCGATTGTCAAAAAACCAATTTTGACTTTACTACGTGCGGATCAAACACCTGCGCAGATGAAACAACATAAATTCTTGTTTTTCCTTGAAGTAGTTTTAGGAATCATTTTTATCGGTGTCGGTTATTATATGATGGCAAATATCGGAACCTATCAGTTGATGGGAATCGCCGTCGCGTTAGTTACAATCGTTTTAGGAACGTATTTTATTTTCCATTCGGTCATCATTTTCTTCCTTAAACTATTGAAGAAAACAGAAAATCTTTCGATGAAAAAACTGAACAACTTTACGTTATCACAGTTAAGCTTCCGTATTCGTGAATACACACAAATGCTTTCAATGGTTGCGATGTTACTCGCATTAGCTTTAGGTGCATTAACAGTCGGTCTAGGCTTTAAAAACCAGATCACTCAGTTGACGAATGAAGTATCGAATTATGATCTAGTATTGAATCAATCAGAATTGATCGATCAATCTAAAGTGGCGAAACTTTCACCAACGATCAACGCGGTCTATCAACAAAAAGAAGACGAAAAAACAGTGTACTATAACTATAGTGAGTTTGAACAAGATCCATTTTTGATTATGGAAAATCAAACACCTAACACTGGGGAAAGAAACGTCAAAACGAAAAAAGTAACCGCAGAAGAATTAGCGACAAACTTAAACTATCAAGATGAGTTGCGCTATTACGAATTGCCAGAACAACGAGAAAAAGAAATCAAATTACTGCCAGCAGAAGAATTTGCTCAATTAAATCTTCCACAAACCAGTATGCAACTGATCCAAGCAAAAGATTTCCATGAGAGTATTGAACAAATTGGTGATCTGGTAGCAGAAAACAATAAAAATAATGAATCATTAAAAGATGGAATGTTTAGTTTCACGCAAAAATATGATGCGTACCAAATGATCAATGGTATGTTCTCAGGCTTTGAATTCATGGGCTTCTTTTTAGGGATCGCCTTCTTGACAATGTTAGCAAGTTGCTTGATGTTCAAGATCCTCTCAGGTAGCAAGAGTGATGTCGTTCGTTACGAGATGCTCGGTAAGATCGGTGCTCGTCAAGCATTGTTAAAACAATCGATTCGTCGAGAAATCGGTATTCTCTTCTTAGCACCAGGGATTCTAGGAGCCATCCATGTATTATTTGGACTTCAAATGTTTACTGTTTTGATGGATGATCCATATCACAACTTATGGATACCATTTACAATATTCTTTGTTCTCTACTTTATCTACTATGTTGTAACTACTTGGCTGTACACAGGCATCGTTTTGAACAAAAAAGAATAAGTTGAGCTTGATAAAGAGCGAGAAGATGGTTTGTAGAAAAAACTCCTTCTCGCTTTTTCTGTTGCCTTCGATAAAATTTGCTTGAAGCATGATCAAATAGAGAAAAGATTACTGGATACGATGGAAGGATATCGGTTATGAGTGAACTGGCTAGATTTTTCAAAGATGGGCAACTGCAATAAATCCCTAGAAAAGAAAAAAATAAACGTTTGATCTTTGATCATCTTTATTCAAAGTTTGAATTTGATAAGGATTACTTAGAGAGGGAAGTCAACGCTATTCTAAAAAGTATTTATCTGGATCATGCGATATTACGGCACTACCTCGGCGATTACCGTTACCTTGATCGAGTAAAGGACGGTTCGATCAAAAGGCAGTGAGAGAGACAGAACCCAATACATAAAAAGCGCATCTCTTTAAAAGCCAAATTGGCACGAAAGAGATGCGTTTTTTAGGAACTTTTATTTGTTTGTTTTTGCCAAGCATCATATTTCAACAAAAAATATTCGATCACGAAAAAAAGTGTTGAAGTTGTTTCAAAAGGTGTAAGGATATCTTCTTGATCTTGTAGTTCTGGATTCAAGAAGAAAATCGTTTCATCACAAAGTTTTGAGACAGTTGAGTTCCTAAGTTTTGTGATACCAATTGTCTGGATATTTCGTTGCTTCAGTTGCTTCGCTAATTTGACGACTTCAGGAGACTCACCATTTAGCGTGATCAACAGAACTAAGTCTTCTGGCTGAATGATTTGGTAAAACTGTTTGTTGATCGAAACGGCACCGAAGTCATAGAGTATCAATCCGTTGTGTACGAAAAGCAATTTCATATAACTTGAAACTAGCGTTTGTATATCACCTGATCCATAGATGAAAATCCGATTCGCATTAGCCATCATTGTACATAGATCAGTGAAATCTTTTTTCTTGAGGTTCTCAATTGTTTGGATATGATTTTCCAAGATTTCCTCCTCAAACTCGGATAGACGCACATTTTCCTGTGTAAGTTCATTTTTTAGATGATATTTGAATTCTGAGAAACCATCAAACCCTAATTTTTGGCAAAACCGCATGATTGTTGTGCGAGAAACGTTGCATTGTTTCGCCAGTTCGTTAATAGACATTGTTAAAGAATTTTTTTTGTGATTTGTGATATAGGACCAGATAAGAAAATCATTTTCAGTCAACCTTGACTGAAACGTCGTAATTCGGTCTTGTAACATCTGTTTTCATCATTGCCAAAAATCTATAAATCGTTAGAACTCATCATTAAAGTTTTCAGAACCATGTTTCTACTACGCTTGTTTGGTCATCTGTGAATATGGATCTGACGAATAGTGGTTATTTTTTTGATGGATCGATTGAATGTTCGATTCTAATTTATAGATATTACAGGTTTTGACAAATCAGTTTCCCCCTTTTTCATTTGATATTTTTGAGAGAGTTCACGCTGTAATCGACGGAAACGTTTCTCAATCTTGTTAGTTTTATTGCTATTTTCATAGACCTTGCAAGGTGATACAACTGCTAAATCTTTGTTACCTAACTCAATAACCAATTCTTTATCAGTCAATTTTTGGTTGGTAGACTGCCTTCACTCACCCTTTGGTTTACTTGGAGGATTTTCCAATTGCGTGTGTCCTTCTTGTTCTCACCTCACTATTAAGATACGCCTTATGTACCGTTTATTTGATTAACTACTACTGGACCTCTGGTTTTATTCTCGAAGATAGGATGTGACGATTCACAAATTTTGTGACAAAAACCTTTTTCCTGTGAGGAATTTTTAAATCATCTTAAAGTGTTTCAGGAATCCATTTTAATAGTAAACTAAGAATCGGTAAAGCGCTTACTAAAAAATATGAAGGACTAAAAAACTATGATGAAAAAAATTCAAAGATTTGGTGGAGCAATGTTAGCACCTGTCATGCTATTTTCTTTTTTTGGTATCGTTATTGGTTTTTCTTTACTTCTTTCCAATCAAACGATCATGGGAGATATTGCTGCGCCTGATACACTCTGGTATAAGTTCTGGAATGTTGTAGCAGCCGGTGGCTGGACACCATTTTTTCAATTACCGCTTTTATTTGTGGTCGGATTACCAATCAGTTTAGCTAAAAAATATGCAGCTCGAGCAACGATGGAAGCATTAGTGACCTATATTGCTTTCAATTATTTCGTCAATGCAATTTTAACGTTATGGCCAAATACTTTCGCCGTGGATCTATCTCAAGGAACAGCCGTTGGTTCTGGGTTAACATCGATTGCTGGAATCATTACTTTAGATACGGGCATGATCGGAGCATTGTTGATCTCAGGTATTGTGGTTTATTTGCATAATCGCTTTTATGAAAAAGAATTACCAGAGATGTTGACGATTTTTAGTGGTTCTGTTTTCGTTACGATGATCGCTTTTTTTGTTATGATTCCTCTAGCACTTTTGATGTGTGTCGTATGGCCTATCATCCAAGAAGGAATGAGAAGCATGCAAGGATTTTTTATCAATTCAGGAAATTTTGGTGTATTCATCTATCAATTTTTACAGAAAATCCTTATTCCAACTGGCTTACATCATTTTGTGTACGCCCCATTTGCTTATGATAGTGCGGTAGTTGAAGGGGGGATGGCTGCTTATTGGGCATCAAATATCGGCGAATTCCAAACAAGTGCACTTTCGCTTAAAGAACTTTATCCTTTTGGGGGTTTTTCTTTATCGGGTATGTCAAAAGTATTTGGAACAGCCGGCTTAAGCTTAGCCATTATTCAAGCCGCTCATCCAGAGAAAAAGAAGAAAGTTATT is part of the Enterococcus mundtii genome and harbors:
- a CDS encoding YxeA family protein, which gives rise to MKKLLIGLGAFIIIAFGGYRLADHLIMGGESYYVQITTDGEKQVDHADGGQEIISYRYELPGFNKEGKEKTMDFNGFQERPLRKDAFLKVTWNKNKGVTSYEEVQAKDIPSAAQEKLSKGTVNNG
- a CDS encoding MurR/RpiR family transcriptional regulator, which encodes MENHIQTIENLKKKDFTDLCTMMANANRIFIYGSGDIQTLVSSYMKLLFVHNGLILYDFGAVSINKQFYQIIQPEDLVLLITLNGESPEVVKLAKQLKQRNIQTIGITKLRNSTVSKLCDETIFFLNPELQDQEDILTPFETTSTLFFVIEYFLLKYDAWQKQTNKSS
- a CDS encoding DUF1700 domain-containing protein → MNEYLDDVLDELQEIPEDDRFDIIQYYEEYFLDSGKTVEEVVDEYGSPKQFALKLKINYYSEQDDDESEYSQSPKRKIRLIWMIVIGLCASPLLIPLALAFILAIFGILLGLIGVIIGIYVVCISILGAGLFSIISGVAVLQQSIASGLFFVGLGLLATGGAVFFAPLLLKGTKWLFQMMMNFVKWVGRRFITKRAIHTTNSGV
- a CDS encoding alpha-glucoside-specific PTS transporter subunit IIBC; protein product: MMKKIQRFGGAMLAPVMLFSFFGIVIGFSLLLSNQTIMGDIAAPDTLWYKFWNVVAAGGWTPFFQLPLLFVVGLPISLAKKYAARATMEALVTYIAFNYFVNAILTLWPNTFAVDLSQGTAVGSGLTSIAGIITLDTGMIGALLISGIVVYLHNRFYEKELPEMLTIFSGSVFVTMIAFFVMIPLALLMCVVWPIIQEGMRSMQGFFINSGNFGVFIYQFLQKILIPTGLHHFVYAPFAYDSAVVEGGMAAYWASNIGEFQTSALSLKELYPFGGFSLSGMSKVFGTAGLSLAIIQAAHPEKKKKVIALIAPAALTAILTGITEPIEFTFLFVAPALWGVHALLDASIATVSYAFGVVGDFGGGLINWLGLNWLPLWNFHGSTYLTQIMIGLTFTAIWFLVFTFMIKKFNLKTPGREEDVSEIQLYSKADYENKKKTQQDEQEKNLPKHARQAQAYLVLVGGKENVLDVTNCATRLRLTVKDTSKVASPIDFQEAGASGLVNPGNGGIQIIVGLTVPRVRESFEELIVK
- a CDS encoding ABC transporter ATP-binding protein, whose protein sequence is MDKIVEIKNVTKVYGKSNEKQTQALNGISFSVEKGEFIGIMGASGSGKSTLLNILSTLDKPTSGTIHINQADVTKLKGNQLADFRAKEIGFIFQDFNLLENLTAQENIAVPLSLQGVKPKEIKKKVNAVAERLSISHILDSYPAKISGGQKQRVAAARALVTQPTILLGDEPTGALDSKSAKDLLDTMEELNTNDKVSILLVTHDAFSASYCQRILFIKDGVIHQEVKRGEQSRSDFYRQILTILGNLEQ
- a CDS encoding DUF5348 domain-containing protein; the encoded protein is MKTEEIKREELKSELGKLHHFLTELSTKYYDTDKERVTIQYPNNSEGRQLEQVYNEMFKHLLKVKKELDYYSLPIIDTGILKYDQTSERFVFKSVRENLELSAGMDLEILVEDYFTETKQWVRTRLEYLPEASGGVHENGWYITEDKELELEGAMARIRKKTE
- a CDS encoding FtsX-like permease family protein, which encodes MLWKLSLTGIKSRLRDYIVLFSGLVMASAIFYMFESMASNTDFLNNNSTLAMTVFIFRFGSVLLGIITFVYILYANSFLMTMRQKDYAMFMMLGAKGRKIAQMIFSETLIVGTVATLVGSALGIGLTSVVHRLLVAQLNIKITHFTPFNMNGLLITLLFFIVLFLLAAFVNAFSIVKKPILTLLRADQTPAQMKQHKFLFFLEVVLGIIFIGVGYYMMANIGTYQLMGIAVALVTIVLGTYFIFHSVIIFFLKLLKKTENLSMKKLNNFTLSQLSFRIREYTQMLSMVAMLLALALGALTVGLGFKNQITQLTNEVSNYDLVLNQSELIDQSKVAKLSPTINAVYQQKEDEKTVYYNYSEFEQDPFLIMENQTPNTGERNVKTKKVTAEELATNLNYQDELRYYELPEQREKEIKLLPAEEFAQLNLPQTSMQLIQAKDFHESIEQIGDLVAENNKNNESLKDGMFSFTQKYDAYQMINGMFSGFEFMGFFLGIAFLTMLASCLMFKILSGSKSDVVRYEMLGKIGARQALLKQSIRREIGILFLAPGILGAIHVLFGLQMFTVLMDDPYHNLWIPFTIFFVLYFIYYVVTTWLYTGIVLNKKE
- a CDS encoding DUF2087 domain-containing protein, whose protein sequence is MIFDHLYSKFEFDKDYLEREVNAILKSIYLDHAILRHYLGDYRYLDRVKDGSIKRQ
- a CDS encoding DUF4097 family beta strand repeat-containing protein, whose protein sequence is MKLKYILGIGLGLMIIGGLTAGLSYASGAQTSLTWEGGPRIIEMTRETKDFSSEKIEKIVVRADHQNIMIQRGVNFEVETSHDKTQKPKINLEDHTLDISADGQTPAVMINMTDTRSMLKITIPKTIFLKELVIEGKNNELFLDEFSSKKINLNLANTWTSINEVSGELLTVENQMGSLDLQEFSIDKVKLATSDGSIIFNDNEKSIKGEVTLHNSSIDFYNNQEQGLAVTLEGDSYINKNYESLTTKTYNQGNKDLKVTAHNSQVNLTNEDYDEPPMDDEDYGEYD
- a CDS encoding SPFH domain-containing protein, yielding MKEKKAFTINGYIGLFIILLMFVVGILLFFIGVARFLVGFSIVGIFLWLLVFLAISGLTVVSPNQAKAIVFFGQYIGTIRESGFFLTIPFAQKINLSLKVRNFNSSLLKVNDLDGNPIEISAVVVFKVVDTAKALFDVANYHQFVEIQSETAIRHIASQYPYDTFNEDDLTLRGNTTAISDELAKELQERLSVAGVEVLETRLNHLAYATEIASAMLQRQQAKAILSARQTIVEGAVTMTQMALEQIEAGQDITFTDDRKIQLINNLLVSIITDKGTQPVINTGNNKEK